The Agromyces mangrovi genome contains a region encoding:
- the cydB gene encoding cytochrome d ubiquinol oxidase subunit II, with amino-acid sequence MDLATLWFWIVAALFVGYFVLDGFDFGVGMSLPFLSKDDTDRRVLINTIGPVWDLNETWVIVAGAALFAAFPEWYATLFSGFYLALLLILLALIARGVSFEYRHQRPEAEWKKRFDWMIIVGSAVPALLWGVAFANIVQGVPLDEGHNYTGTLIDLLNPYALLGGLTTLLLFFTHGVVFVSLKTDGEIRHRARKLAVRSGLITIVVAATFLVWTGLAFGGAWFWGFAAVAALCLIGSWLMNARGAEGWSFGLMAVTIGTAVLALFSALFPDVMPASNDPANSLTIENASSSDYTLTIMSWTALIFLPLVLAYQGWTYWIFRKRLTREHIPAAAH; translated from the coding sequence ATGGATCTCGCAACGCTCTGGTTCTGGATCGTCGCCGCGCTGTTCGTCGGCTACTTCGTGCTCGACGGCTTCGACTTCGGCGTCGGCATGTCGCTGCCGTTCCTCAGCAAGGACGACACCGACCGCCGCGTGCTCATCAACACGATCGGCCCGGTCTGGGACCTCAACGAGACCTGGGTGATCGTCGCGGGCGCGGCGCTGTTCGCCGCGTTCCCCGAGTGGTACGCGACGCTGTTCAGCGGGTTCTACCTCGCGCTGCTGCTCATCCTGCTGGCGCTCATCGCGCGCGGCGTCTCGTTCGAGTACCGGCACCAGCGACCCGAGGCGGAGTGGAAGAAGCGCTTCGACTGGATGATCATCGTCGGCTCGGCCGTGCCGGCGCTGCTCTGGGGCGTCGCGTTCGCGAACATCGTGCAGGGCGTGCCGCTCGATGAGGGGCACAACTACACGGGCACGCTGATCGACCTGCTGAACCCGTACGCACTGCTCGGCGGCCTGACGACCCTGCTGCTGTTCTTCACCCACGGCGTGGTGTTCGTCTCGCTCAAGACCGACGGCGAGATCCGCCACCGGGCGCGGAAGCTCGCGGTGCGCTCGGGGCTGATCACGATCGTGGTGGCGGCGACGTTCCTGGTCTGGACCGGCCTCGCGTTCGGCGGCGCCTGGTTCTGGGGCTTCGCCGCCGTGGCCGCGCTGTGCCTCATCGGCTCGTGGCTGATGAACGCGCGCGGTGCGGAGGGCTGGTCGTTCGGCCTCATGGCGGTGACGATCGGCACGGCGGTCCTGGCGCTGTTCAGCGCGCTGTTCCCCGACGTCATGCCGGCCAGCAACGACCCGGCGAACAGCCTGACGATCGAGAACGCGTCGAGCAGCGACTACACGCTCACGATCATGAGCTGGACGGCGCTGATCTTCCTGCCGCTCGTGCTCGCCTACCAGGGCTGGACGTACTGGATCTTCCGCAAGCGGCTCACCCGCGAGCACATCCCCGCCGCCGCGCACTGA